In one window of Holophagales bacterium DNA:
- a CDS encoding NAD-dependent epimerase/dehydratase family protein: protein MLRTPVVFLTGASGEIGHTLIERLSEDGSRPVITLDLKPLDPSIAPRVTRQFTGSILDHQLLERILSEFEVDQIFHLAALLSTRSEFTPVTAHQVNVEGTMAMLEFAQRQGESHGRPVVFMYPSSIAAYGMPGLEVKAGAGKVKEDDFTNPTTMYGCNKLYCEQLGRYYARHYKQLAPETLSGKVDFRSIRFPGLISAFTVPSGGTSDFAPEMIHAAASGKPYACFVRPDARIPFMAMPDAVDAFLQLAAAPHAKLTRTVYNIGAFAPSAAEVQAIVEKAFPNAEITTKVDAKRQGIIDSWPADVDDSAAREDWGLSPRFDLDRAFQEYLIPNIRKLYQP, encoded by the coding sequence GTGCTGCGCACACCTGTCGTCTTCCTCACCGGAGCCAGCGGAGAGATCGGCCACACGCTCATCGAGCGGCTCTCCGAGGACGGGAGCCGGCCCGTCATCACGCTCGACCTCAAGCCCCTCGACCCCTCGATCGCGCCCCGCGTGACGAGGCAGTTCACGGGCTCGATCCTCGACCACCAGCTCCTCGAGCGGATCCTCTCCGAGTTCGAGGTCGACCAGATCTTCCACCTCGCGGCGCTCCTCTCCACGCGGAGCGAGTTCACGCCGGTCACGGCGCACCAGGTGAACGTCGAGGGGACGATGGCGATGCTCGAGTTCGCCCAGAGGCAGGGCGAATCGCACGGCCGTCCCGTCGTCTTCATGTATCCCTCCTCCATCGCGGCCTACGGCATGCCGGGCCTCGAGGTGAAGGCGGGAGCCGGGAAGGTGAAGGAGGACGACTTCACGAACCCGACGACGATGTACGGCTGCAACAAGCTCTATTGCGAGCAGCTCGGCCGCTACTACGCCCGCCACTACAAGCAGCTCGCCCCCGAGACGCTCTCGGGCAAGGTCGACTTCCGGTCGATCCGCTTCCCCGGACTCATCTCGGCCTTCACCGTCCCTTCGGGCGGCACGTCCGACTTCGCCCCCGAGATGATCCACGCCGCCGCGTCCGGCAAGCCCTACGCCTGCTTCGTGAGGCCCGACGCCCGCATCCCCTTCATGGCGATGCCCGACGCCGTCGACGCATTCCTCCAGCTCGCCGCGGCGCCGCACGCGAAGCTGACGCGGACCGTCTACAACATCGGCGCCTTCGCCCCCTCGGCCGCGGAGGTCCAGGCGATCGTGGAAAAGGCCTTCCCGAACGCCGAGATCACGACGAAGGTCGACGCGAAGAGGCAGGGGATCATCGACTCGTGGCCCGCGGACGTCGACGACTCCGCGGCCCGCGAGGACTGGGGGCTCTCGCCCCGCTTCGACCTCGACCGCGCCTTCCAGGAATACCTGATCCCGAACATCCGAAAGCTCTACCAGCCCTGA
- a CDS encoding GntR family transcriptional regulator: MKSAPVPFRLDTASGVPFYRQVIDQVLLAVADGRLTPGTQLPTVRQLAVDLAVNLNTVAKAYREMEIRGIVETQQGTGTFVAERASPGGAAERKRALGRLVDELLAKAGSQGFDVDEVADAVAARTAGPRRR, encoded by the coding sequence ATGAAGAGCGCGCCCGTCCCCTTCCGGCTCGACACCGCGTCCGGCGTCCCGTTCTACCGGCAGGTGATCGACCAGGTCCTCCTGGCCGTCGCCGACGGACGGCTCACCCCCGGGACTCAGCTCCCGACCGTCCGCCAGCTCGCGGTGGACCTCGCCGTCAACCTGAACACGGTGGCGAAGGCGTACCGGGAGATGGAGATCCGCGGGATCGTCGAGACGCAGCAGGGAACGGGGACGTTCGTCGCCGAGAGGGCCAGCCCCGGCGGCGCGGCGGAGCGGAAGCGGGCCCTCGGGAGGCTCGTCGACGAGCTTCTCGCCAAGGCCGGCTCCCAGGGATTCGACGTGGACGAGGTGGCCGACGCCGTCGCGGCTCGCACGGCCGGCCCGAGGAGGAGGTAG
- a CDS encoding slipin family protein, which translates to MFPGIAVSIAKKKAAEQEDEARSPLDSRAERKQRVRDRAANSRRVVSEIGLLAFFLVLAASGLTAAFSGSPVPVATGFPLAFYLLFALKVAKQWERAVVLRFGKFQGLKGPGLFVLIPVVDVISHLVDQRVRVSDVTAESALTRDTVPVNVDAIVFWTVWDAQKSILEVSDYVDAVLFGAQTALRESIGKHMLAEMITERDQLGKELQKILDDKTNPWGITVNSVEIRDVKIPPELEDAMSRQAQAERERQARIILGTAETEISERFVKAGDAYEGKPLALHLRAMNMLYEALKEKGSMVIVPSSAVETMGLGGLAGLTALGKDSLTKS; encoded by the coding sequence ATGTTCCCAGGCATCGCGGTGTCCATCGCGAAGAAGAAGGCTGCGGAGCAGGAAGACGAGGCCCGGAGCCCCCTCGACTCGAGGGCGGAGAGGAAGCAGAGGGTCCGGGACCGGGCGGCGAATTCCCGCCGCGTCGTCTCGGAGATCGGCCTCCTCGCGTTCTTCCTGGTGCTCGCCGCCAGCGGCCTCACCGCCGCGTTCAGCGGCTCTCCCGTGCCCGTCGCGACCGGCTTCCCTCTCGCCTTCTATCTCCTGTTCGCGTTGAAAGTCGCCAAGCAGTGGGAGCGGGCGGTCGTCCTGCGCTTCGGGAAGTTCCAGGGGCTGAAAGGGCCGGGCCTCTTCGTCCTCATTCCGGTCGTCGACGTCATCTCGCACCTCGTCGACCAGCGCGTCCGCGTCTCCGACGTCACCGCCGAGTCGGCCCTCACGCGCGACACCGTTCCCGTGAACGTCGACGCCATCGTCTTCTGGACGGTCTGGGACGCGCAGAAGTCGATCCTCGAGGTCTCCGACTACGTCGACGCCGTCCTCTTCGGGGCCCAGACCGCCCTGCGCGAGTCGATCGGCAAGCACATGCTCGCCGAGATGATCACCGAGCGCGACCAGCTCGGGAAGGAGCTGCAGAAGATCCTCGACGACAAGACGAACCCGTGGGGGATCACGGTCAATTCCGTCGAGATCCGCGACGTGAAGATCCCGCCCGAGCTCGAGGACGCGATGAGCCGCCAGGCCCAGGCCGAGCGGGAACGGCAGGCCCGGATCATCCTCGGTACGGCCGAGACCGAGATCTCCGAGCGCTTCGTGAAGGCCGGCGACGCGTACGAGGGCAAGCCCCTCGCGCTCCACCTGCGCGCCATGAACATGCTCTACGAGGCGCTCAAGGAGAAGGGCTCCATGGTCATCGTCCCGTCGAGCGCCGTCGAGACGATGGGGCTCGGCGGACTCGCGGGGCTGACGGCCCTCGGCAAGGACTCGCTCACGAAGAGCTGA
- the hflK gene encoding FtsH protease activity modulator HflK, producing MSPAGRKAALSAAGLLAAVWLLSGIVAVRTSQQGVVLRLGVPRPIPLTPGIHWVPRGIDRVVKVEVTKTETVPIGFRTAEGGLEATLSADEGQWLTGDTNILAVQLAVQYRVAKPVEWVVNGRDTRELVRRATESVVTDAMGRLPVDEALTAGRLTLLEEVRRGTQGLLDDWQSGVGIVSVAIRSVDPPPAVLAAFQDVQNAKSDRERYVNEAESYANDTLPRARGEAGALVSSAVSQRQRRVEEAHGDAARFESLRREASLAPGPLRARLYLETLEEVLPRMKVYVVDEGTRLRLVRPEAAGGVSVPPS from the coding sequence TTGAGCCCTGCCGGGCGGAAAGCGGCCCTTTCGGCGGCGGGGCTTCTCGCGGCCGTCTGGCTCCTTTCGGGGATCGTCGCGGTGCGCACGTCGCAGCAGGGGGTCGTCCTCCGGCTCGGGGTCCCGCGCCCCATCCCGCTCACTCCGGGAATCCACTGGGTGCCCCGCGGGATCGACCGCGTCGTGAAGGTCGAGGTGACGAAGACGGAGACCGTCCCGATCGGCTTCCGGACCGCCGAAGGGGGCCTCGAGGCCACGCTCTCCGCCGACGAGGGACAGTGGCTCACGGGCGACACGAACATCCTCGCCGTGCAGCTCGCCGTCCAGTACCGCGTCGCGAAACCGGTCGAGTGGGTCGTGAACGGCCGCGACACCCGCGAGCTGGTGCGGCGGGCGACGGAGTCGGTCGTGACGGACGCGATGGGGAGGCTCCCGGTCGACGAGGCGCTGACGGCCGGGCGGCTGACTCTCCTCGAGGAGGTCCGCCGCGGGACGCAGGGGCTTCTCGACGACTGGCAGAGCGGCGTCGGCATCGTCTCCGTCGCCATCCGGTCGGTCGATCCGCCCCCGGCCGTCCTCGCGGCGTTCCAGGACGTCCAGAACGCCAAGAGCGACCGGGAGCGCTACGTGAACGAGGCCGAGAGCTACGCCAACGACACGCTCCCGCGGGCGCGGGGCGAGGCGGGCGCGCTCGTCTCGTCCGCGGTGAGCCAGCGGCAGCGGCGGGTGGAGGAAGCGCACGGCGACGCCGCCCGCTTCGAGTCGCTCCGGCGGGAGGCGAGCCTCGCGCCGGGGCCGCTCAGGGCACGGCTCTACCTCGAGACGCTCGAGGAGGTCCTTCCGCGGATGAAGGTCTACGTCGTCGACGAGGGGACGCGCCTGCGCCTCGTGAGACCGGAAGCGGCCGGGGGCGTGTCCGTCCCGCCGAGCTGA
- the hflC gene encoding protease modulator HflC — protein MEEVPETPRSPLLRRLAPWAVGIAVLLLLARVPYVVEATEFAVRTRFGRPVSVVTTPGLHARVPLVDAVVRLDARLLYFDPPSGEFLTNDKKNIVVTPFVLWRIEKPLRFLQTLVTRESAEARLADLVASETGAALGSVPFTRLVSATAGEADLAGVVAGIGDRVRARAAADYGVKVVDVRLKRIAFPEQNLLSVFGRMRSERERIARRFRSEGEEAALKIRAEADKEKTRLLSEAYRKAQEEKGAGEAEAARIYAKATNQDPDLYKFLRTLQAYEKILDEKTTLVLPGDSDVLRLLTDGAAPATPSRKGPN, from the coding sequence ATGGAAGAAGTGCCCGAGACACCGAGATCCCCGCTCCTCCGCCGGCTCGCACCGTGGGCCGTGGGCATCGCCGTCCTCCTGCTGCTCGCCCGCGTGCCGTACGTCGTCGAGGCGACGGAGTTCGCCGTGAGAACGCGGTTCGGACGCCCCGTCTCCGTCGTCACGACGCCGGGGCTCCACGCCCGCGTGCCGCTCGTCGACGCCGTGGTGCGCCTCGACGCCCGTCTCCTCTACTTCGACCCGCCCTCGGGTGAGTTCCTCACGAACGACAAGAAGAACATCGTCGTCACTCCGTTCGTCCTCTGGCGGATCGAGAAGCCCCTGCGTTTCCTCCAGACGCTCGTGACCCGCGAGAGTGCGGAGGCGCGGCTCGCCGACCTCGTCGCTTCGGAGACGGGCGCCGCGCTCGGCTCCGTCCCGTTCACGCGTCTCGTCTCCGCGACGGCGGGGGAGGCGGACCTGGCGGGGGTGGTGGCCGGGATCGGCGACCGGGTCCGCGCCCGGGCCGCGGCCGACTACGGCGTGAAGGTCGTCGACGTGAGGCTCAAGAGGATCGCCTTCCCCGAGCAGAACCTCCTCTCGGTCTTCGGCCGGATGCGCTCGGAGCGGGAGCGGATCGCGCGGCGCTTCCGGTCGGAAGGCGAGGAGGCGGCGCTGAAGATCCGCGCCGAAGCCGACAAGGAGAAGACGCGCCTCCTCTCCGAGGCGTACCGCAAGGCCCAGGAAGAGAAGGGAGCGGGGGAGGCCGAGGCCGCGCGGATCTACGCGAAGGCGACGAACCAGGACCCCGACCTCTACAAGTTCCTCAGGACCCTCCAGGCCTACGAGAAGATCCTCGACGAGAAGACGACGCTCGTCCTGCCCGGGGACTCGGACGTCCTCCGCCTCCTGACGGACGGCGCCGCGCCCGCGACGCCTTCGAGGAAGGGACCGAATTGA
- a CDS encoding SO_0444 family Cu/Zn efflux transporter codes for MNLLVGVFEETYRIVLDSGVFILLGFFLAGILHEFVDTARIGRILGGRDLKSILTAALVGAPLPLCSCGVLPTAVALRKKGASREATVSFLISTPETGVDSVLITYGLLGPVMALVRPLAAIATAVGAGLLSLVAGGRDGGTEAREGDGAAVVPGEGSTACADGSCAPPVEAEVQKRGLRERVAGIARYAFVTMMDELAFWLLLAFLATGLLAALLPADFFLRFLPWPLLSMVVMAIVGVPTYVCASASTPIAAAMIGKGLDPGSALVFMLTGPATNASTIAVVARMFGRKFVALYLAAIFGVAIGAGLLLNAVIGAGLVPAPLAPEVEARGFWAVVRFLGAFGFLALMAFSLHRRGLRPGWNELKEHGRALGELARVPFTRRLPRRALVLAGAALLLLIWARSAVLVVGPGETGLVRTLGRVTAADLGPGLHVVPPFPFGDAESVPTGLLRSVEVGFRYRVAAPASAPLTARVFVPTQSSRVPDEAQLLTGDENVIEVAAVVHYRVADPALYRFGVDRAEPAFRDLARAFLVEEVGRTPIDAIYTSERGAVERKVLEALRQSPALKETGLAPVDLRLLFVHAPDDVHGAFRDIASAAEDRKTAQNKALVEAEGALGRARGEVARTLAEADSERTRLVETAHGDAAAFVPLAREVAAAPKTSRMRLKLEALERVLPGVPKLIRPDARRAPGFELWITPNGSSGTTDPAAGSAPIPGLSGFVNPIPTPPPDIPAAER; via the coding sequence ATGAACCTGCTCGTGGGCGTCTTCGAGGAGACGTACCGGATCGTCCTCGACAGCGGCGTCTTCATCCTCCTCGGATTCTTCCTCGCGGGAATCCTCCACGAGTTCGTCGACACGGCGCGCATCGGGCGGATCCTCGGCGGAAGAGACCTGAAGTCGATCCTGACGGCGGCGCTCGTCGGCGCCCCGCTTCCTCTCTGCTCGTGCGGCGTCCTCCCGACGGCCGTGGCGCTTCGAAAGAAAGGTGCGAGCCGCGAGGCGACCGTTTCCTTCCTGATCTCGACGCCCGAGACCGGTGTCGACTCGGTCCTGATCACCTACGGCCTCCTCGGGCCGGTCATGGCCCTCGTGCGGCCGCTCGCCGCCATCGCCACGGCGGTGGGGGCGGGGCTCCTCTCCCTCGTCGCCGGCGGGCGCGACGGGGGAACGGAGGCCCGGGAGGGCGACGGGGCCGCCGTCGTCCCCGGGGAGGGCTCCACGGCCTGCGCGGACGGAAGCTGCGCACCGCCCGTCGAAGCGGAGGTCCAGAAGCGAGGGCTCAGGGAGCGCGTGGCGGGGATCGCCCGTTACGCCTTCGTGACCATGATGGACGAGCTGGCCTTCTGGCTCCTCCTCGCGTTCCTCGCCACGGGGCTTCTCGCGGCGCTCCTGCCTGCGGACTTCTTCCTCCGCTTCCTTCCCTGGCCCCTCCTCTCGATGGTCGTCATGGCGATCGTCGGGGTGCCGACCTACGTCTGCGCGAGCGCCTCGACGCCGATCGCCGCCGCGATGATCGGCAAGGGCCTGGACCCGGGCTCCGCGCTCGTGTTCATGCTCACGGGCCCGGCCACGAACGCCTCGACGATCGCGGTCGTCGCCCGGATGTTCGGCCGGAAGTTCGTGGCCCTCTACCTCGCCGCGATCTTCGGAGTCGCGATCGGGGCGGGACTGCTCCTGAACGCGGTGATCGGGGCCGGCCTCGTTCCCGCTCCGCTCGCGCCTGAGGTCGAAGCGCGTGGATTCTGGGCCGTCGTGAGGTTCCTCGGGGCGTTCGGCTTCCTCGCCCTCATGGCCTTCAGCCTGCACCGCCGCGGCCTGCGCCCCGGCTGGAACGAGCTGAAGGAGCACGGGAGGGCGCTGGGCGAGCTCGCCCGGGTCCCCTTCACGCGTCGGCTCCCTCGCAGGGCTCTCGTCCTGGCTGGCGCGGCGCTCCTGCTCCTCATCTGGGCCAGGAGCGCGGTCCTCGTCGTCGGCCCCGGAGAAACTGGGCTCGTGAGGACTCTCGGACGGGTGACGGCCGCCGACCTCGGCCCCGGCCTTCACGTCGTTCCTCCGTTCCCGTTCGGAGACGCGGAGTCGGTCCCGACCGGCCTTCTGCGCTCCGTGGAGGTCGGCTTCCGGTACCGCGTCGCCGCGCCCGCGTCCGCGCCCCTGACGGCCCGGGTCTTCGTCCCGACGCAATCGTCCCGCGTTCCGGACGAGGCGCAGCTGCTGACGGGCGACGAGAACGTCATCGAGGTCGCGGCCGTCGTCCACTACCGCGTCGCCGACCCGGCGCTCTACCGGTTCGGCGTCGACCGCGCCGAGCCGGCGTTCCGGGACCTCGCGAGAGCCTTCCTCGTCGAGGAGGTCGGGCGGACGCCGATCGACGCGATCTACACGTCCGAGCGGGGCGCGGTCGAACGGAAGGTCCTGGAGGCGCTGCGGCAGTCGCCGGCGCTGAAAGAGACGGGGCTCGCGCCCGTCGACCTGCGGCTTCTCTTCGTCCACGCCCCCGACGACGTTCACGGCGCATTCCGCGACATCGCCTCGGCCGCGGAGGACCGGAAGACCGCGCAGAACAAGGCGCTCGTGGAGGCCGAGGGGGCTCTCGGACGAGCCCGCGGCGAGGTCGCCCGGACGCTTGCGGAGGCGGACTCGGAGAGGACGCGCCTGGTCGAGACCGCCCACGGCGATGCGGCCGCGTTCGTCCCGCTGGCGCGCGAGGTGGCGGCCGCGCCGAAGACGAGCCGGATGCGGCTGAAGCTGGAGGCGCTCGAGAGGGTCCTCCCCGGCGTCCCCAAGCTGATCCGCCCCGACGCGCGGCGGGCCCCGGGCTTCGAGCTCTGGATCACCCCCAACGGCAGCTCCGGGACCACGGACCCGGCGGCCGGATCGGCCCCGATTCCCGGGCTCTCCGGCTTCGTCAACCCGATACCGACGCCGCCTCCGGACATCCCCGCTGCGGAGCGCTGA
- the ytxJ gene encoding bacillithiol system redox-active protein YtxJ yields the protein MKPVRDAEELARAFEEPWALVFKHSTRCPVSTAAHREVAEFRRRHPEAPVYVVHVVEQRSLSKAVAERTGVRHESPQAIVLASGAVAWSDSHEGVTADALEAGRLKG from the coding sequence ATGAAACCGGTGAGAGACGCAGAGGAGCTCGCGCGAGCCTTCGAGGAACCCTGGGCCCTCGTCTTCAAGCACTCCACGCGCTGCCCCGTCAGCACCGCCGCGCACCGCGAGGTCGCCGAATTTCGGCGGAGGCACCCGGAGGCCCCCGTCTACGTCGTCCACGTCGTGGAGCAGAGAAGCCTCTCGAAGGCCGTGGCCGAGCGGACGGGAGTCCGGCACGAGTCGCCCCAGGCGATCGTCCTGGCCTCCGGCGCCGTCGCCTGGTCCGACTCGCACGAGGGCGTCACGGCCGATGCCCTCGAGGCCGGCCGGCTGAAGGGATAG